Proteins found in one Desulfobacterales bacterium genomic segment:
- the hpt gene encoding hypoxanthine phosphoribosyltransferase, whose translation METKELVISRAEIRARVKELGAAITRDYEGRSLVLVGILNGAFVFLADLVREINLPLEVDFVRVASYGSRATAGEIRLLKDIELAVAGKDVLLVEDIVDTGRTIAYLKDYFIKHKPRSVRLCTLIDKKERRQVEVVSDYAGFEVGHGFLVGYGLDYAEQHRNYPEVYQLNLTTTV comes from the coding sequence ATGGAGACAAAGGAACTGGTTATCTCAAGGGCGGAGATCAGGGCCCGGGTCAAGGAACTGGGCGCGGCCATCACCCGCGACTATGAAGGTCGTTCCCTGGTGCTGGTGGGGATATTAAACGGGGCCTTTGTCTTTCTCGCCGACCTGGTCCGGGAGATCAACCTGCCCCTGGAGGTGGATTTCGTCCGGGTGGCGAGCTACGGCTCGCGCGCAACGGCCGGCGAGATCCGCCTGCTCAAGGATATCGAACTGGCCGTTGCCGGCAAGGACGTGCTCCTGGTCGAGGATATCGTTGACACCGGCCGGACCATTGCCTATCTCAAGGACTATTTTATTAAGCATAAGCCGCGCTCGGTGCGGCTCTGCACCCTGATCGACAAAAAAGAACGGCGCCAGGTAGAGGTGGTTTCCGACTATGCCGGCTTTGAGGTCGGGCACGGCTTCCTGGTGGGCTACGGCCTGGACTATGCCGAGCAGCACCGCAATTACCCGGAGGTATATCAGCTCAACTTAACAACCACCGTCTGA
- a CDS encoding type II secretion system GspH family protein — translation MAPLPGNRTDNHGFTLVEIIAVLIIVTIVGAVVLSQTTSITRNRLTAEVDMLKNNLRYAQARAMNDNVPWKITLTSSGYTLFRDSTARNLPEGDSSHSFPSGVALTSGATTVSFDSWGSPGSSDITLILNNSEEILITGNTGFIP, via the coding sequence ATGGCCCCTCTCCCCGGCAACCGGACCGATAACCACGGTTTCACCCTGGTCGAGATAATCGCGGTTTTGATAATCGTAACGATCGTCGGCGCGGTGGTCCTGTCTCAAACCACCTCGATCACCCGCAACAGGCTGACGGCCGAGGTTGACATGCTCAAAAACAACCTTCGCTACGCCCAGGCCCGGGCCATGAACGACAACGTCCCCTGGAAGATCACCCTGACCTCAAGCGGCTACACCCTTTTCCGGGACAGCACCGCCCGGAACCTGCCCGAAGGAGATTCCAGCCACTCCTTTCCCAGCGGGGTCGCCCTCACCTCCGGCGCAACCACGGTCTCCTTTGATTCCTGGGGAAGCCCGGGGTCCAGCGACATCACCCTGATCCTGAACAACTCCGAGGAGATACTGATTACCGGAAACACGGGATTCATCCCCTGA
- a CDS encoding prepilin-type N-terminal cleavage/methylation domain-containing protein, producing the protein MALRKLRNQKGFTLIEIIAVLIILGILAAVAVPKYLNLQDEARKKAAEGCVGEIKGRLATAYGSLLLKNNGVSGTASEILTESQLPTTANATFGDFKITVAANTAGDGIDITVSAVKTVDLDTPVTDEWLIP; encoded by the coding sequence ATGGCTCTTAGAAAGCTCCGTAACCAGAAAGGCTTCACCCTGATCGAGATCATTGCCGTGCTGATCATCCTCGGCATCCTGGCGGCAGTGGCAGTGCCCAAGTATCTGAACCTGCAGGACGAGGCCCGGAAAAAAGCGGCCGAGGGCTGCGTCGGCGAGATCAAGGGCCGGCTGGCCACGGCCTACGGCTCCCTTCTGCTGAAAAACAACGGGGTCTCGGGGACCGCGTCCGAGATCCTGACGGAATCCCAACTCCCGACAACAGCCAACGCTACCTTTGGCGACTTTAAAATCACCGTGGCCGCCAATACCGCTGGCGACGGAATTGACATCACCGTCTCTGCCGTCAAAACCGTTGATCTTGACACGCCGGTGACCGACGAGTGGCTCATACCGTAG
- a CDS encoding type II secretion system F family protein, with protein sequence MPSFSYQAITGNGNAITGTIDADSRDAAADKLSAQGYIPVRIKSGGNGAFNLSLEKLNARLAKVSAPDLILFTKQFRTMIRAGISILDLLRTLELQTENLKLKKIAAAMAMDIQDGSSLHDAFNRHPGVFSSLYRSMIRAGETSGMLAEVLDRLSYILEHEHKVKSEVKSALQYPIIVVVFLTVAFFVLLTFVIPQFITVFSSAGIDLPLPTVICVAMYTFLRDYWMILLALLVPGSIGLAVYLKTEQGRLNRDALLLRIPIIGPLFVKAAMSRFASIFSILQASGVTVLEAIRILSGTIGNAAIGREFDLVRVRLEEGRGIAEPLRHARYFPPMVINMIAIGEESGDLDAMLQEISDHYDYEVEYATKQLADALGPVLTICLAAVVGFFALAIFLPMWDLTKMVQ encoded by the coding sequence ATGCCCAGTTTCTCCTACCAGGCCATCACCGGCAACGGCAACGCCATCACCGGCACCATTGATGCCGATTCCCGGGATGCGGCGGCCGACAAGCTGAGCGCCCAGGGCTATATCCCGGTCAGGATCAAGTCCGGCGGCAACGGCGCGTTCAACCTTTCCCTTGAAAAGCTGAACGCGCGTCTGGCCAAGGTCTCAGCGCCGGACCTGATCCTTTTTACCAAGCAGTTCCGGACGATGATCAGGGCCGGGATCTCGATCCTCGACCTGCTCCGGACCCTGGAGCTGCAGACCGAGAACCTTAAACTGAAAAAGATCGCCGCCGCCATGGCAATGGACATCCAGGATGGCAGCAGTCTCCACGATGCCTTCAACCGGCACCCCGGGGTCTTCTCCAGCCTGTACCGGAGCATGATCAGGGCCGGCGAGACCAGCGGCATGCTCGCCGAGGTCCTGGACCGGCTCTCCTATATCCTGGAACACGAACATAAGGTCAAGAGCGAGGTCAAGAGCGCCCTCCAGTACCCGATCATCGTGGTGGTGTTCCTGACCGTTGCCTTTTTCGTGCTGCTCACCTTTGTCATCCCCCAGTTCATCACCGTGTTCAGCTCGGCCGGCATCGACCTGCCGCTGCCCACCGTGATCTGCGTGGCCATGTACACATTTCTCCGTGATTACTGGATGATCCTCCTGGCCCTGCTGGTGCCCGGTTCCATCGGCCTGGCCGTCTATCTCAAGACCGAGCAGGGCCGTCTCAACCGGGACGCCCTGCTGCTCAGAATTCCAATCATCGGCCCGCTGTTCGTCAAGGCGGCGATGTCCCGTTTTGCCAGCATCTTCTCCATTCTCCAGGCCAGCGGGGTAACGGTGCTGGAGGCGATCCGGATCCTGTCCGGGACCATCGGCAACGCGGCCATCGGCCGGGAATTCGACCTGGTCCGGGTCCGGCTCGAGGAAGGCCGCGGCATTGCCGAGCCGCTGCGCCATGCCCGGTACTTCCCGCCGATGGTGATCAACATGATCGCCATCGGCGAGGAATCCGGCGACCTGGACGCCATGCTCCAGGAGATCTCGGACCATTACGATTATGAGGTGGAATACGCCACCAAGCAACTGGCCGACGCCCTGGGCCCGGTCCTCACCATCTGCCTGGCCGCGGTGGTCGGTTTTTTTGCCCTGGCCATCTTCCTGCCGATGTGGGACCTGACCAAGATGGTGCAATAG